In Prunus dulcis chromosome 2, ALMONDv2, whole genome shotgun sequence, a single genomic region encodes these proteins:
- the LOC117618274 gene encoding aquaporin PIP1-3-like, with product MSAQTQDEGKDYKELPPAPRFEPGELTSWSFYRAGVAPPSFFLYITILTVKGFEKSCNFELLGGGANSIAHGYTKGSGLGAEIVGTFVLVYTVFSATDAKRSTRDSHVPILAPLLIGFAVFLAHLATIPIIGTSINPARSLGAAIIYNKKHAWDNHKAQQQQQQQMLLGDSSGQLLLDFLQRALRLLQ from the coding sequence ATGTCAGCTCAGACCCAAGATGAAGGCAAGGACTACAAGGAGCTGCCACCGGCGCCGCGGTTCGAGCCAGGTGAGCTGACGTCATGGTCGTTTTACAGAGCTGGGGTCGCGCCACCTTCCTTTTTCCTGTACATCACCATTTTGACGGTGAAGGGCTTCGAGAAGAGCTGCAACTTCGAGTTGCTTGGTGGCGGGGCCAACTCTATAGCCCATGGCTACACCAAGGGATCAGGGCTTGGTGCTGAGATCGTCGGCACCTTTGTTCTTGTCTACACAGTTTTCTCGGCCACTGATGCCAAGCGCAGCACCAGAGACTCCCACGTTCCGATTTTGGCACCTTTGCTTATTGGGTTCGCTGTGTTCTTGGCGCACTTGGCTACCATTCCCATCATTGGAACTAGTATCAACCCAGCTAGGAGTCTTGGTGCTGCCATCATCTACAACAAGAAGCATGCATGGGATAACCACAAagcacagcagcagcagcagcagcagatgcTTTTGGGGGACAGCAGCGGCCAGCTGCTACTAGATTTTTTGCAGCGAGCTCTGAGGCTACTGCAATAG